The Microscilla marina ATCC 23134 genome includes a region encoding these proteins:
- the mfd gene encoding transcription-repair coupling factor, giving the protein MKIRDFVDHYTKDSLTQMLAQYLSSSTPERVQVKGLVGSLDSVMASATYKIHTEANQRINHILVLHDRDEALYFYNDLQNLLGKKNIWFFPSSYKRPYKFMEVENANILERAEVLNRINQQISNPQVVSIDAGKANEENPTNQEGFMIVTYPSALVEKVINKRSLLENTFTAEVGEKVDIEFLAEILHTYDFDKTDFVYEAGQFSIRGGIVDIFSYSNDYPYRLEFFDDELESIRLFDPESQLSIEQVSQIAIIPNVQTKLVQEVRESFLNFVPNNTKVWLKDYDATMDVIRKSFTKVANNFKEILEKSGNTQVINDPDVLFETQASFEEKLLEFTTVEFGKRFHFKSDKRLVQEAKPQPSFNKDFALLIDDLKERQSQGYANFIAADSLRQVERLHVIFDELDPNISFEALGVSLREGFVDHVNRFVCYTDHQIFERFHRYRAGKRHSKSKALTMKALKALNPGDYVTHVDYGVGRFAGLEKVEANGKVQEAVRLVYRDDDLLYVSIHSLHKISKYSGKDSAPPKVHKLGSPEWETKKKRVKKRVLDIAEDLIELYAKRKSAPGFAFSQDSFLQAELESSFIYEDTPDQAKATADVKADMEQNSPMDRLVCGDVGFGKTEVAIRAAFKAVYDGKQVAILVPTTILALQHYKTFKNRLEKFPCNIEYINRFKTSKQIKATLKEVNEGKVDILIGTHRIVNKDVQFKDLGLLVIDEEQKFGVKTKERLKEMRVNVDVLTLTATPIPRTLHFSLMGARDLSIIQTPPLNRQPVTTEQHTFNDEVIRDAISFELRRGGQVFFVHNRVKDIISIANNVLKLVPDAHVGVAHGQMEGPKLEKTMMKFIEGEYDVLISTNIIEAGLDVPNANTIIIDMAHTFGLADLHQMRGRVGRSNRKAYCYLLAPASTLLNVESRRRLSALEEFSDLGDGFKIAMRDLDIRGAGNLLGAEQSGFISDLGFEMYHKVLDEAIQELKETKFRELFESELAIKEIKTDCVIETDLAILIPENYVTNITERLSLYTTLDNIKETEELNKFKISVQDRFGNPPSEVNDLIETVKLRWEAERLGMTKLTLKNGAMKGYFNSENDDYFKSDTFGKIIRYLQQNPQKTRLKEHKQKPIIIFAEVNSIQQAISILSSIK; this is encoded by the coding sequence ATGAAGATCAGGGATTTTGTAGACCACTATACTAAAGACAGCCTCACCCAAATGCTCGCCCAATACCTCAGCTCCAGCACCCCCGAACGTGTTCAGGTCAAGGGACTGGTAGGAAGCCTGGACTCAGTAATGGCAAGTGCCACCTATAAAATTCATACTGAGGCAAACCAACGTATTAATCATATTTTGGTACTGCACGACCGAGACGAAGCCCTGTATTTTTACAATGACTTGCAAAACCTACTGGGCAAAAAAAATATTTGGTTTTTTCCTTCTTCTTACAAACGCCCTTACAAATTTATGGAGGTCGAAAATGCCAATATACTGGAGCGTGCCGAGGTACTCAACCGCATCAACCAACAAATAAGCAACCCTCAGGTAGTAAGTATTGATGCTGGCAAAGCCAATGAAGAAAACCCCACCAATCAGGAGGGGTTTATGATAGTAACCTACCCCAGCGCTTTAGTCGAAAAAGTAATCAATAAACGGTCTTTACTGGAAAATACATTTACCGCCGAAGTAGGCGAAAAAGTAGACATTGAGTTTCTTGCCGAAATACTACATACTTACGATTTTGATAAAACCGATTTTGTATACGAAGCTGGACAGTTTTCTATCCGGGGGGGGATTGTCGATATTTTTTCTTACTCAAACGACTATCCTTACCGTCTTGAGTTTTTTGACGATGAGCTGGAAAGTATTCGTTTGTTTGACCCTGAGAGCCAGCTTTCTATAGAGCAGGTAAGCCAAATAGCCATTATTCCCAATGTGCAAACCAAATTGGTGCAAGAAGTTCGTGAGTCGTTTCTCAACTTTGTGCCCAACAATACCAAGGTATGGCTCAAGGACTATGATGCTACAATGGATGTTATCCGAAAGAGTTTCACGAAAGTGGCAAACAATTTTAAAGAGATTCTGGAAAAAAGCGGCAATACTCAAGTCATCAATGACCCTGACGTGCTGTTTGAAACACAGGCCTCTTTCGAGGAAAAGCTACTAGAGTTTACCACAGTTGAATTTGGTAAGCGGTTTCACTTTAAGTCAGACAAACGCCTGGTACAAGAGGCAAAGCCCCAACCTTCGTTTAATAAAGACTTTGCGCTCCTCATTGACGACCTCAAAGAGCGGCAAAGTCAAGGCTACGCTAACTTTATTGCTGCCGACTCGTTGCGCCAAGTAGAACGCCTTCACGTAATATTTGACGAGCTTGACCCAAATATAAGTTTTGAAGCCCTGGGAGTATCCCTTCGCGAAGGTTTTGTGGATCATGTCAACCGTTTTGTGTGTTATACTGATCACCAGATTTTCGAACGTTTTCATAGGTATAGGGCAGGCAAACGTCACTCCAAGTCAAAGGCACTCACTATGAAGGCGCTTAAGGCACTTAACCCTGGTGACTATGTGACCCATGTAGACTATGGAGTAGGCAGGTTTGCCGGGCTTGAAAAGGTAGAAGCCAATGGCAAAGTACAAGAGGCGGTTCGCCTGGTATACCGCGACGATGACCTACTATACGTGAGTATTCACTCATTGCATAAAATCAGCAAATACTCAGGCAAAGATTCTGCTCCTCCAAAAGTACACAAGCTAGGTTCGCCTGAATGGGAAACCAAGAAGAAACGGGTAAAAAAACGAGTTCTCGACATTGCCGAAGATTTGATAGAACTATATGCCAAACGTAAATCTGCCCCAGGTTTTGCTTTTAGTCAAGACAGCTTCCTCCAGGCAGAGCTGGAGTCTTCTTTTATATATGAAGATACCCCCGACCAGGCAAAAGCCACCGCTGATGTGAAAGCTGACATGGAGCAAAATAGTCCTATGGATCGTTTGGTTTGTGGTGATGTTGGTTTTGGTAAAACCGAAGTGGCTATTCGAGCAGCGTTTAAGGCAGTATATGATGGCAAACAGGTGGCAATATTGGTACCTACTACCATTCTCGCCCTGCAACATTACAAAACCTTTAAAAACCGACTGGAAAAATTCCCCTGTAATATAGAGTATATCAACCGTTTTAAAACCAGTAAGCAAATCAAAGCAACCCTGAAAGAAGTAAACGAAGGCAAAGTAGATATCTTGATTGGGACTCATCGTATTGTAAATAAAGATGTCCAGTTTAAAGACCTTGGGCTGCTGGTGATAGATGAAGAGCAAAAATTTGGGGTAAAAACCAAAGAACGCCTGAAAGAAATGCGAGTAAATGTAGATGTACTTACACTTACGGCTACGCCTATTCCCCGTACCCTACATTTTTCACTAATGGGTGCCCGTGACTTGTCTATTATCCAAACCCCACCGCTCAACCGCCAACCGGTGACTACCGAACAACATACCTTTAACGATGAGGTTATTCGAGACGCCATCAGCTTTGAGCTACGCCGAGGCGGACAAGTGTTTTTTGTACATAACAGAGTCAAAGATATTATATCAATAGCCAATAATGTACTTAAGCTAGTACCTGATGCCCACGTGGGGGTTGCTCACGGGCAAATGGAGGGACCTAAGCTAGAGAAAACTATGATGAAATTCATCGAGGGCGAATATGATGTGTTAATTTCTACCAATATTATAGAAGCCGGACTGGATGTACCCAACGCCAACACCATTATTATAGACATGGCGCATACCTTTGGGCTTGCCGACTTGCACCAAATGCGGGGAAGAGTGGGGCGCTCTAACCGTAAAGCCTATTGTTATCTGCTTGCGCCTGCGTCTACTTTACTCAATGTAGAGTCACGTAGAAGGTTGTCAGCTTTGGAGGAGTTCTCTGACTTGGGCGATGGTTTTAAAATTGCTATGCGTGATTTGGATATCAGAGGCGCAGGTAATTTGTTAGGTGCCGAGCAAAGCGGTTTTATTAGTGACCTAGGGTTTGAAATGTACCACAAAGTATTAGATGAGGCAATTCAAGAACTTAAAGAAACCAAATTTAGGGAGTTATTTGAAAGTGAACTTGCTATCAAGGAAATCAAAACGGACTGTGTGATAGAAACCGATTTGGCCATTTTAATTCCTGAAAACTATGTTACAAACATCACTGAAAGGCTTAGTTTGTATACTACCCTTGATAACATTAAAGAAACAGAAGAGCTCAATAAGTTTAAAATCTCGGTTCAGGACAGGTTTGGCAACCCACCATCAGAGGTAAACGATTTGATAGAAACTGTCAAGCTAAGGTGGGAAGCAGAACGTTTGGGGATGACCAAACTTACGCTTAAAAATGGGGCAATGAAAGGCTATTTTAACTCTGAAAATGACGACTATTTTAAGTCTGATACCTTTGGCAAAATCATCCGGTATTTGCAGCAAAACCCTCAAAAAACACGCTTAAAGGAACATAAGCAAAAACCAATTATTATATTTGCCGAGGTAAATTCAATTCAGCAAGCGATCTCTATACTATCCTCTATAAAATAG
- a CDS encoding LytR/AlgR family response regulator transcription factor: MKIVIVEDEFPILQLIKKHLKDILVGQITQIHEFSSLDAAQQYLKINLVDLLLLDLNLNGKNGFDLLTHLVAESFHTIVISAYQERAIEAFEYGVLDFVPKPFNRDRLQKAFDRLQLAQANHLKFLAIKHSGRIRLVPIEEVMYVQGAGNYSEVFLKNGEKVLHDKALDKLHHLLPPSFERIHKSYLAQMNEAKDICIYQGSKYELVLTDGTSLPIGRTRYKYLKEKWV, encoded by the coding sequence ATGAAAATAGTAATCGTAGAAGACGAGTTTCCCATTTTACAGTTAATCAAAAAACACCTCAAAGACATCCTTGTTGGACAAATCACCCAAATCCATGAGTTTTCATCGCTTGATGCGGCACAACAATACCTAAAAATCAACTTGGTAGACTTATTATTACTTGACCTAAACCTGAATGGCAAAAATGGTTTTGACCTACTCACTCACCTGGTGGCAGAATCATTTCATACCATTGTTATTTCAGCCTATCAAGAGCGTGCTATAGAAGCCTTCGAGTACGGGGTACTTGACTTTGTCCCCAAACCGTTTAACCGGGACAGGCTACAAAAAGCCTTCGATCGTTTGCAACTAGCACAGGCAAATCATTTAAAATTTTTAGCCATCAAACACAGTGGGCGTATCCGTTTGGTACCTATAGAGGAGGTAATGTATGTACAAGGTGCAGGCAATTACTCTGAGGTGTTTCTTAAAAATGGCGAAAAAGTATTGCACGACAAGGCATTAGACAAATTACATCATTTATTACCCCCAAGCTTTGAGCGTATCCATAAGTCGTACCTTGCCCAAATGAACGAAGCCAAAGATATTTGTATTTATCAAGGAAGCAAGTATGAATTAGTCTTGACAGATGGTACCAGCTTGCCCATTGGTAGAACCAGGTATAAGTATTTAAAAGAAAAATGGGTTTAA
- a CDS encoding histidine kinase: MFKTQFKSNVWALLAFSLALVGLTIWSVTSAQNFYVFDLLYGQDVTPIKRLELKSINEASPWQQKINFHQKSGTYLLRGEVDLANASDKHLGMLVVLQASYKLYWDGQLIETNGVVGDSKTSEVPGKMNNTVIIPRALTTQGKHQVLFQLSNYHRSSANSFRLLLVGTYDQLTQRPLIFTAILYILAGSFFTIAIYYLLLYLIAYRQASLLVFGMLSLCFCLLTLFEHSKPIYQYPYPWHLTRLMIIDALSYAISYLIVLFFLLRFQPPRQPLILLVLTLLLVSMHQLNFNPEGVFYMYISALFIALLIIIRAMWQKQRGSLEAFSGILACFISLNYYDLTLFLGFFGLIVFMLISLSIQLKAQQQTEKNALLRSSRLEIELLKKQLQPHFLMNTLTSVIGWIEAEPATSVKLIEALADELKILLQIASEKLITLSQEIALCQAHIAVMRYRKNTVYTLEVQYEKEDVMIPPAIFHTLLENGITHSDAHAGGLVFMLKQQLHAQGITYVFTSKHRQSKNEITTTGTNGTGHRYIKARLDESFSGRWEFYSENTPNGWQDVIHLKK, from the coding sequence ATGTTTAAAACACAATTCAAAAGCAATGTATGGGCATTGTTAGCCTTTTCGTTGGCATTGGTAGGGCTCACAATATGGTCGGTTACTTCTGCACAAAACTTTTATGTATTTGACCTGCTATATGGCCAAGATGTAACCCCGATAAAACGTCTGGAACTCAAGAGCATTAATGAAGCATCGCCTTGGCAACAAAAAATTAATTTTCACCAAAAAAGCGGAACATACCTACTCAGAGGAGAAGTAGATTTAGCCAATGCTTCTGACAAGCATCTGGGCATGTTAGTAGTTTTGCAAGCTTCTTATAAACTCTATTGGGACGGGCAACTCATTGAAACAAATGGCGTTGTGGGTGATAGTAAAACCAGTGAAGTACCCGGAAAAATGAATAATACGGTGATTATTCCCCGTGCTTTGACTACCCAAGGCAAACATCAGGTATTGTTTCAGTTGTCAAACTACCACCGCTCATCTGCCAACAGCTTTCGTTTGTTACTGGTGGGCACTTATGATCAACTCACTCAGCGTCCGCTTATTTTTACCGCTATCTTGTACATTTTAGCAGGCAGTTTTTTTACCATTGCTATTTATTACTTGCTACTTTACCTCATTGCCTATCGGCAAGCGTCTTTGCTGGTGTTTGGCATGTTAAGCCTCTGTTTTTGTTTATTAACCTTGTTTGAACATAGCAAACCAATTTACCAATACCCCTACCCCTGGCACCTTACTCGCTTAATGATTATTGACGCCTTAAGTTATGCCATTAGTTACCTCATTGTTTTATTTTTTCTCTTACGTTTTCAACCACCCCGACAACCCCTCATTTTACTGGTGCTTACCTTGTTGCTGGTAAGCATGCACCAGCTCAACTTCAACCCAGAAGGTGTTTTTTATATGTACATATCGGCACTGTTCATTGCTTTGCTCATTATTATAAGGGCTATGTGGCAAAAGCAAAGGGGGAGCTTAGAAGCCTTTAGTGGCATCCTTGCGTGTTTTATTAGTCTCAACTACTACGATTTGACCTTGTTTCTGGGCTTTTTTGGACTGATTGTTTTTATGTTAATTTCCTTGAGTATTCAACTCAAAGCCCAACAGCAAACCGAAAAAAATGCCTTGCTTCGATCAAGTAGATTAGAGATAGAACTGCTTAAAAAACAGTTACAACCTCATTTTCTGATGAACACCCTTACTTCTGTCATTGGTTGGATAGAAGCCGAACCTGCTACCAGTGTAAAACTGATAGAAGCCCTGGCAGATGAGCTGAAAATTTTGCTTCAGATCGCTTCTGAAAAACTCATTACTTTATCGCAAGAGATTGCTTTATGCCAAGCACATATTGCTGTAATGCGTTACCGCAAAAATACAGTTTATACCCTGGAAGTACAGTATGAAAAAGAGGATGTAATGATTCCTCCTGCTATTTTTCATACGCTGCTCGAAAACGGCATCACCCACAGCGATGCTCATGCAGGAGGGTTGGTTTTTATGCTTAAGCAACAATTGCACGCCCAAGGCATTACTTATGTCTTTACTTCCAAACATCGTCAAAGTAAAAACGAAATCACCACTACAGGCACAAATGGCACTGGGCACCGTTACATCAAAGCCAGGTTAGACGAAAGTTTTTCGGGGCGGTGGGAGTTTTATTCAGAAAATACCCCAAATGGTTGGCAAGATGTCATTCACCTAAAAAAATAG
- a CDS encoding serine hydrolase domain-containing protein, producing the protein MKTIQVITFLILSALACQAQTTPPTIPSAKGVWKVVLKEPRELVKKLRIYPKGKNWKAQLGTKNIPVKYRHGKFTIRWKKAKFDGEFARDAQNPQQKIIKGFWRQYGYVAPVELHPKNSGWEGVREVQLKRLTFYLVIRPKKGGNFKGFIHNPERNQGIFIRIREIVQKQRQVLIYGRDTTKPMFKGMLAKDGKTLHVKFRVHGMTGKVLHKVDTKKDILVRPRVGQKTYAYQTPPQLHDGWQTASLEKQGADMGKIKALMEKILTQKYIYLHSILIMQNNKLLLEEYFYGHHRDQYHDTRSAGKSLASTMVGLALDQGLLSNVDQKILTFFPEYKGSIKHVGDRKKRIRIRDLMSMSSGLACNDDNYESPGHEDRMQEQNAQPDWVKFTLDLPMKREPGKKAVYCTGGVNLLGQIVSNVSRKPSYEFLQTYLFEPLGIKKYTMNMTPMGNGYLGGGIHMRPRDLAKFGQLFANKGVWKGKRVISEKWVQQATQGKATMHNASYKNYGYNWWIHRFEVEGEKFRCFYAAGNGGQLIFVVPKLDLVTVINAGNYGQGRLWLKYRDEIMPRYVIPALMKAKR; encoded by the coding sequence ATGAAAACAATTCAAGTCATTACATTCCTTATTTTATCGGCTTTGGCTTGCCAGGCCCAAACTACACCTCCCACCATACCCAGTGCAAAAGGAGTATGGAAGGTGGTACTCAAAGAGCCTAGAGAGCTGGTGAAAAAATTGCGCATTTACCCCAAAGGAAAAAACTGGAAAGCCCAGTTAGGTACGAAAAACATTCCGGTAAAATATCGCCATGGGAAGTTTACCATTCGTTGGAAAAAAGCAAAGTTTGATGGGGAGTTTGCCAGAGATGCGCAAAACCCTCAACAAAAAATAATCAAAGGCTTTTGGCGGCAGTATGGTTATGTAGCCCCGGTAGAGCTACACCCCAAAAATAGTGGCTGGGAAGGAGTGCGTGAAGTTCAGTTGAAGCGATTGACCTTTTACTTAGTCATTCGCCCAAAAAAAGGCGGTAATTTTAAGGGATTTATTCATAACCCCGAACGAAACCAAGGCATTTTTATCCGAATACGTGAGATTGTACAAAAACAAAGGCAAGTACTCATTTATGGCAGAGATACTACCAAGCCTATGTTTAAGGGAATGCTGGCAAAAGATGGCAAAACTTTGCATGTGAAGTTTCGAGTGCATGGAATGACAGGCAAAGTGTTACACAAAGTAGATACTAAAAAGGACATATTGGTGCGTCCTCGTGTGGGGCAAAAAACCTATGCCTATCAAACTCCTCCCCAATTGCATGATGGTTGGCAAACTGCTTCGTTGGAAAAGCAAGGAGCAGACATGGGCAAAATTAAGGCGCTCATGGAAAAAATTCTGACTCAAAAATATATCTACCTGCATAGCATACTTATTATGCAAAACAATAAGCTCTTGTTAGAAGAATATTTTTACGGACACCACCGCGACCAGTACCACGACACCCGATCGGCAGGTAAAAGTTTGGCATCAACGATGGTAGGCTTGGCGCTTGATCAAGGTTTATTGAGCAATGTAGACCAAAAAATACTCACGTTTTTTCCTGAATATAAAGGTTCAATCAAACATGTAGGCGACCGCAAAAAACGTATTCGAATCCGCGACCTGATGTCTATGTCATCAGGGCTTGCCTGCAACGACGACAACTACGAATCGCCAGGGCACGAAGACCGCATGCAAGAGCAAAACGCCCAGCCTGATTGGGTGAAGTTTACACTTGACTTGCCTATGAAACGTGAACCAGGTAAAAAAGCCGTGTACTGTACAGGAGGGGTGAATTTGCTGGGGCAAATAGTCTCTAATGTATCGCGCAAACCCAGTTATGAGTTTTTACAAACCTATTTGTTTGAACCATTGGGTATTAAAAAATATACCATGAACATGACTCCTATGGGCAACGGCTACCTGGGAGGAGGCATTCATATGCGTCCCCGTGACCTTGCCAAGTTTGGTCAATTGTTTGCGAATAAAGGGGTGTGGAAAGGCAAACGGGTTATTTCGGAAAAATGGGTACAGCAAGCTACCCAAGGCAAAGCTACCATGCACAATGCAAGCTATAAAAACTATGGATATAATTGGTGGATTCATCGTTTTGAAGTAGAGGGTGAAAAATTTCGCTGCTTTTATGCCGCAGGCAATGGTGGACAACTCATTTTTGTGGTTCCAAAACTTGACTTGGTTACGGTAATTAATGCGGGTAATTATGGACAAGGACGTTTGTGGTTGAAATACCGCGACGAGATTATGCCTCGTTATGTGATTCCGGCATTGATGAAGGCAAAACGATGA
- a CDS encoding CbrC family protein, whose amino-acid sequence MCDLPVFKYNPDPVRLGVIKKERTHCPVCQQERAYVYTGPFYTTAQVRGICPWCIKDGSAAQRFQGTLQDYLAIEGISPDPSTPHTINYASDVIDELLERTPGYRGWQQEVWLSHCNEPCAIIDYVGWKEIAHLQEELMPDLSDIQSRWNISQTELQGLLTKPGDIQGYLFRCVKCNKHRLTIDAN is encoded by the coding sequence ATGTGTGATTTACCCGTTTTCAAATACAACCCTGACCCGGTAAGGTTAGGGGTAATCAAAAAAGAGAGAACACATTGCCCCGTGTGTCAGCAAGAGCGAGCCTATGTTTATACAGGCCCTTTTTACACTACAGCACAAGTCAGAGGCATTTGTCCTTGGTGTATTAAAGATGGAAGTGCAGCCCAAAGGTTTCAAGGTACTTTGCAAGACTATTTAGCGATAGAAGGAATATCGCCTGACCCGTCTACTCCCCATACTATTAACTATGCCTCAGATGTAATAGATGAGCTACTGGAAAGAACCCCTGGATACAGAGGGTGGCAACAAGAAGTCTGGCTTAGCCACTGCAACGAACCTTGTGCCATCATTGATTATGTAGGTTGGAAAGAAATTGCTCACCTTCAGGAAGAATTAATGCCAGATTTAAGCGACATTCAAAGCAGGTGGAATATATCTCAGACAGAATTACAAGGTTTATTAACAAAGCCTGGAGATATTCAAGGATACCTGTTTCGCTGTGTCAAATGTAATAAACATAGGCTAACTATAGATGCCAATTAG